From Channa argus isolate prfri chromosome 18, Channa argus male v1.0, whole genome shotgun sequence, the proteins below share one genomic window:
- the mapk10 gene encoding mitogen-activated protein kinase 10 isoform X14, translating into MVFMSRHFLYNCSQPILDVKIAFCQGFGKQVDVSYIAKHYNMSKSKVDNQFYSVEVGDSTFTVLKRYQNLKPIGSGAQGIVCAGYDAVLDRNVAIKKLSRPFQNQTHAKRAYRELVLMKCVNHKNIISLLNVFTPQKSLEEFQDVYLVMELMDANLCQVIQMELDHERMSYLLYQMLCGIKHLHSAGIIHRDLKPSNIVVKSDCTLKILDFGLARTAGTSFMMTPYVVTRYYRAPEVILGMGYKENVDIWSVGCIMGEMVRHKILFPGRDCILVDTQSYNLTWTCGQSAASLEK; encoded by the exons ATG gtATTTATGAGCAGACATTTCTTATATAACTGCAGTCAACCAATCCTGGATGTGAAGATAGCCTTTTGTCAG GGTTTTGGAAAACAAGTGGATGTGTCATATATTGCCAAACATTACAACATGAGCAAAAGCAAAGTGGACAACCAGTTCTACAGTGTGGAAGTGGGAGATTCTACTTTCACAGTTTTAAAACGTTATCAGAATTTAAAGCCCATTGGCTCTGGAGCTCAGGGAATTGTCTG TGCGGGCTATGATGCTGTCCTGGACAGAAATGTAGCTATCAAGAAGCTGAGCAGACCTTTCCAGAACCAGACCCATGCCAAGAGGGCATACCGGGAGCTGGTGCTCATGAAATGTGTCAATCACAAAAAT ATTATCAGTTTATTAAACGTCTTCACACCACAGAAATCATTAGAGGAATTCCAGGATGT GTACCTAGTGATGGAGCTGATGGATGCCAACTTGTGCCAGGTGATTCAGATGGAGCTCGACCATGAGAGAATGTCCTACCTGCTTTACCAGATGCTGTGTGGTATCAAACATCTGCACTCAGCTGGCATTATTCACAGG GACCTCAAACCAAGCAATATAGTGGTGAAGTCAGACTGCACCCTGAAAATCCTGGACTTTGGTCTTGCCAGGACTGCAGGCACAAGCTTCATGATGACCCCTTATGTGGTAACTAGATACTACAGAGCCCCGGAGGTTATCCTTGGCATGGGATACAAAGAAAATG TGGATATATGGTCGGTGGGGTGCATTATGGGAGAAATGGTGCGCCACAAAATCCTTTTCCCCGGCCGTGACTGTATCCTTGTTGACACACAATCGTATAATCTTACG TGGACATGTGGTCAGTCGGCTGCATCTTTGGAGAAGTGA
- the mapk10 gene encoding mitogen-activated protein kinase 10 isoform X13, giving the protein MVFMSRHFLYNCSQPILDVKIAFCQGFGKQVDVSYIAKHYNMSKSKVDNQFYSVEVGDSTFTVLKRYQNLKPIGSGAQGIVCAGYDAVLDRNVAIKKLSRPFQNQTHAKRAYRELVLMKCVNHKNIISLLNVFTPQKSLEEFQDVYLVMELMDANLCQVIQMELDHERMSYLLYQMLCGIKHLHSAGIIHRDLKPSNIVVKSDCTLKILDFGLARTAGTSFMMTPYVVTRYYRAPEVILGMGYKENVDIWSVGCIMGEMVRHKILFPGRDYIDQWNKVIEQLGTPSPEFMKKLQPTVRNYVENRPKYAGLTFPKLFPDCLFPADSEHNKLKASQARDLLSKMLIIDPAKRISVDEALQHPYINVWYDPAEVEAARDLIQISMPPPQIYDKQLDEREHSIDEWKELIYKEVMNFEERTKNGVVKGQPSPSGTLSA; this is encoded by the exons ATG gtATTTATGAGCAGACATTTCTTATATAACTGCAGTCAACCAATCCTGGATGTGAAGATAGCCTTTTGTCAG GGTTTTGGAAAACAAGTGGATGTGTCATATATTGCCAAACATTACAACATGAGCAAAAGCAAAGTGGACAACCAGTTCTACAGTGTGGAAGTGGGAGATTCTACTTTCACAGTTTTAAAACGTTATCAGAATTTAAAGCCCATTGGCTCTGGAGCTCAGGGAATTGTCTG TGCGGGCTATGATGCTGTCCTGGACAGAAATGTAGCTATCAAGAAGCTGAGCAGACCTTTCCAGAACCAGACCCATGCCAAGAGGGCATACCGGGAGCTGGTGCTCATGAAATGTGTCAATCACAAAAAT ATTATCAGTTTATTAAACGTCTTCACACCACAGAAATCATTAGAGGAATTCCAGGATGT GTACCTAGTGATGGAGCTGATGGATGCCAACTTGTGCCAGGTGATTCAGATGGAGCTCGACCATGAGAGAATGTCCTACCTGCTTTACCAGATGCTGTGTGGTATCAAACATCTGCACTCAGCTGGCATTATTCACAGG GACCTCAAACCAAGCAATATAGTGGTGAAGTCAGACTGCACCCTGAAAATCCTGGACTTTGGTCTTGCCAGGACTGCAGGCACAAGCTTCATGATGACCCCTTATGTGGTAACTAGATACTACAGAGCCCCGGAGGTTATCCTTGGCATGGGATACAAAGAAAATG TGGATATATGGTCGGTGGGGTGCATTATGGGAGAAATGGTGCGCCACAAAATCCTTTTCCCCGGCCGTGACT ACATCGACCAGTGGAACAAGGTGATTGAGCAGCTGGGGACACCCTCGCCAGAGTTCATGAAGAAGCTTCAGCCCACAGTGAGGAACTATGTCGAGAACCGGCCAAAGTATGCAGGCCTCACCTTTCCCAAGCTCTTCCCTGACTGCCTTTTCCCTGCTGATTCTGAGCACAACAAACTCAAAG CGAGCCAGGCCAGAGACCTGCTGTCTAAGATGCTGATCATCGATCCCGCTAAACGGATATCGGTGGATGAGGCCTTGCAGCACCCCTACATCAACGTGTGGTATGATCCAGCTGAGGTGGAGGCG GCCAGAGATCTCATCCAAATATCCATG CCTCCACCCCAGATCTACGACAAGCAGCTGGATGAAAGAGAACACTCCATTGATGAATGGAAAG AACTAATCTACAAGGAGGTGATGAACTTTGAGGAGAGAACGAAGAATGGCGTTGTGAAGGGACAACCTTCACCTTCAGGTACTCTCAGTGCATAA
- the mapk10 gene encoding mitogen-activated protein kinase 10 isoform X12, whose translation MVFMSRHFLYNCSQPILDVKIAFCQGFGKQVDVSYIAKHYNMSKSKVDNQFYSVEVGDSTFTVLKRYQNLKPIGSGAQGIVCAGYDAVLDRNVAIKKLSRPFQNQTHAKRAYRELVLMKCVNHKNIISLLNVFTPQKSLEEFQDVYLVMELMDANLCQVIQMELDHERMSYLLYQMLCGIKHLHSAGIIHRDLKPSNIVVKSDCTLKILDFGLARTAGTSFMMTPYVVTRYYRAPEVILGMGYKENVDIWSVGCIMGEMVRHKILFPGRDYIDQWNKVIEQLGTPSPEFMKKLQPTVRNYVENRPKYAGLTFPKLFPDCLFPADSEHNKLKASQARDLLSKMLIIDPAKRISVDEALQHPYINVWYDPAEVEAARDLIQISMPPPQIYDKQLDEREHSIDEWKELIYKEVMNFEERTKNGVVKGQPSPSAQVQP comes from the exons ATG gtATTTATGAGCAGACATTTCTTATATAACTGCAGTCAACCAATCCTGGATGTGAAGATAGCCTTTTGTCAG GGTTTTGGAAAACAAGTGGATGTGTCATATATTGCCAAACATTACAACATGAGCAAAAGCAAAGTGGACAACCAGTTCTACAGTGTGGAAGTGGGAGATTCTACTTTCACAGTTTTAAAACGTTATCAGAATTTAAAGCCCATTGGCTCTGGAGCTCAGGGAATTGTCTG TGCGGGCTATGATGCTGTCCTGGACAGAAATGTAGCTATCAAGAAGCTGAGCAGACCTTTCCAGAACCAGACCCATGCCAAGAGGGCATACCGGGAGCTGGTGCTCATGAAATGTGTCAATCACAAAAAT ATTATCAGTTTATTAAACGTCTTCACACCACAGAAATCATTAGAGGAATTCCAGGATGT GTACCTAGTGATGGAGCTGATGGATGCCAACTTGTGCCAGGTGATTCAGATGGAGCTCGACCATGAGAGAATGTCCTACCTGCTTTACCAGATGCTGTGTGGTATCAAACATCTGCACTCAGCTGGCATTATTCACAGG GACCTCAAACCAAGCAATATAGTGGTGAAGTCAGACTGCACCCTGAAAATCCTGGACTTTGGTCTTGCCAGGACTGCAGGCACAAGCTTCATGATGACCCCTTATGTGGTAACTAGATACTACAGAGCCCCGGAGGTTATCCTTGGCATGGGATACAAAGAAAATG TGGATATATGGTCGGTGGGGTGCATTATGGGAGAAATGGTGCGCCACAAAATCCTTTTCCCCGGCCGTGACT ACATCGACCAGTGGAACAAGGTGATTGAGCAGCTGGGGACACCCTCGCCAGAGTTCATGAAGAAGCTTCAGCCCACAGTGAGGAACTATGTCGAGAACCGGCCAAAGTATGCAGGCCTCACCTTTCCCAAGCTCTTCCCTGACTGCCTTTTCCCTGCTGATTCTGAGCACAACAAACTCAAAG CGAGCCAGGCCAGAGACCTGCTGTCTAAGATGCTGATCATCGATCCCGCTAAACGGATATCGGTGGATGAGGCCTTGCAGCACCCCTACATCAACGTGTGGTATGATCCAGCTGAGGTGGAGGCG GCCAGAGATCTCATCCAAATATCCATG CCTCCACCCCAGATCTACGACAAGCAGCTGGATGAAAGAGAACACTCCATTGATGAATGGAAAG AACTAATCTACAAGGAGGTGATGAACTTTGAGGAGAGAACGAAGAATGGCGTTGTGAAGGGACAACCTTCACCTTCAG CACAGGTGCAGCCGTGA
- the mapk10 gene encoding mitogen-activated protein kinase 10 isoform X1, whose product MVFMSRHFLYNCSQPILDVKIAFCQGFGKQVDVSYIAKHYNMSKSKVDNQFYSVEVGDSTFTVLKRYQNLKPIGSGAQGIVCAGYDAVLDRNVAIKKLSRPFQNQTHAKRAYRELVLMKCVNHKNIISLLNVFTPQKSLEEFQDVYLVMELMDANLCQVIQMELDHERMSYLLYQMLCGIKHLHSAGIIHRDLKPSNIVVKSDCTLKILDFGLARTAGTSFMMTPYVVTRYYRAPEVILGMGYKENVDIWSVGCIMGEMVRHKILFPGRDYIDQWNKVIEQLGTPSPEFMKKLQPTVRNYVENRPKYAGLTFPKLFPDCLFPADSEHNKLKASQARDLLSKMLIIDPAKRISVDEALQHPYINVWYDPAEVEAARDLIQISMPPPQIYDKQLDEREHSIDEWKELIYKEVMNFEERTKNGVVKGQPSPSDGLLYDAECGRRSAAQELQTAVFYCRGKTCNASVTTRCLLSALWVFRKIELLPLLLRSRVVFLNL is encoded by the exons ATG gtATTTATGAGCAGACATTTCTTATATAACTGCAGTCAACCAATCCTGGATGTGAAGATAGCCTTTTGTCAG GGTTTTGGAAAACAAGTGGATGTGTCATATATTGCCAAACATTACAACATGAGCAAAAGCAAAGTGGACAACCAGTTCTACAGTGTGGAAGTGGGAGATTCTACTTTCACAGTTTTAAAACGTTATCAGAATTTAAAGCCCATTGGCTCTGGAGCTCAGGGAATTGTCTG TGCGGGCTATGATGCTGTCCTGGACAGAAATGTAGCTATCAAGAAGCTGAGCAGACCTTTCCAGAACCAGACCCATGCCAAGAGGGCATACCGGGAGCTGGTGCTCATGAAATGTGTCAATCACAAAAAT ATTATCAGTTTATTAAACGTCTTCACACCACAGAAATCATTAGAGGAATTCCAGGATGT GTACCTAGTGATGGAGCTGATGGATGCCAACTTGTGCCAGGTGATTCAGATGGAGCTCGACCATGAGAGAATGTCCTACCTGCTTTACCAGATGCTGTGTGGTATCAAACATCTGCACTCAGCTGGCATTATTCACAGG GACCTCAAACCAAGCAATATAGTGGTGAAGTCAGACTGCACCCTGAAAATCCTGGACTTTGGTCTTGCCAGGACTGCAGGCACAAGCTTCATGATGACCCCTTATGTGGTAACTAGATACTACAGAGCCCCGGAGGTTATCCTTGGCATGGGATACAAAGAAAATG TGGATATATGGTCGGTGGGGTGCATTATGGGAGAAATGGTGCGCCACAAAATCCTTTTCCCCGGCCGTGACT ACATCGACCAGTGGAACAAGGTGATTGAGCAGCTGGGGACACCCTCGCCAGAGTTCATGAAGAAGCTTCAGCCCACAGTGAGGAACTATGTCGAGAACCGGCCAAAGTATGCAGGCCTCACCTTTCCCAAGCTCTTCCCTGACTGCCTTTTCCCTGCTGATTCTGAGCACAACAAACTCAAAG CGAGCCAGGCCAGAGACCTGCTGTCTAAGATGCTGATCATCGATCCCGCTAAACGGATATCGGTGGATGAGGCCTTGCAGCACCCCTACATCAACGTGTGGTATGATCCAGCTGAGGTGGAGGCG GCCAGAGATCTCATCCAAATATCCATG CCTCCACCCCAGATCTACGACAAGCAGCTGGATGAAAGAGAACACTCCATTGATGAATGGAAAG AACTAATCTACAAGGAGGTGATGAACTTTGAGGAGAGAACGAAGAATGGCGTTGTGAAGGGACAACCTTCACCTTCAG ATGGCTTACTGTATGATGCTGAGTGTGGCAGACGCAGTGCAGCGCAGGAGCTGCAGACGGCAGTGTTTTactgcagagggaaaacatgcaatgcCTCAGTCACAACAAGATGTCTCTTATCTGCTCTCTGGGTGTTCAGGAAAATTGAATTACTACCATTATTATTGCGTTCTAGGGTTGTATTTCTTAACTTGTAA
- the mapk10 gene encoding mitogen-activated protein kinase 10 isoform X2, giving the protein MVFMSRHFLYNCSQPILDVKIAFCQGFGKQVDVSYIAKHYNMSKSKVDNQFYSVEVGDSTFTVLKRYQNLKPIGSGAQGIVCAGYDAVLDRNVAIKKLSRPFQNQTHAKRAYRELVLMKCVNHKNIISLLNVFTPQKSLEEFQDVYLVMELMDANLCQVIQMELDHERMSYLLYQMLCGIKHLHSAGIIHRDLKPSNIVVKSDCTLKILDFGLARTAGTSFMMTPYVVTRYYRAPEVILGMGYKENVDMWSVGCIFGEVIRGTVLFPGTDHIDQWNKVIEQLGTPSPEFMKKLQPTVRNYVENRPKYAGLTFPKLFPDCLFPADSEHNKLKASQARDLLSKMLIIDPAKRISVDEALQHPYINVWYDPAEVEAARDLIQISMPPPQIYDKQLDEREHSIDEWKELIYKEVMNFEERTKNGVVKGQPSPSDGLLYDAECGRRSAAQELQTAVFYCRGKTCNASVTTRCLLSALWVFRKIELLPLLLRSRVVFLNL; this is encoded by the exons ATG gtATTTATGAGCAGACATTTCTTATATAACTGCAGTCAACCAATCCTGGATGTGAAGATAGCCTTTTGTCAG GGTTTTGGAAAACAAGTGGATGTGTCATATATTGCCAAACATTACAACATGAGCAAAAGCAAAGTGGACAACCAGTTCTACAGTGTGGAAGTGGGAGATTCTACTTTCACAGTTTTAAAACGTTATCAGAATTTAAAGCCCATTGGCTCTGGAGCTCAGGGAATTGTCTG TGCGGGCTATGATGCTGTCCTGGACAGAAATGTAGCTATCAAGAAGCTGAGCAGACCTTTCCAGAACCAGACCCATGCCAAGAGGGCATACCGGGAGCTGGTGCTCATGAAATGTGTCAATCACAAAAAT ATTATCAGTTTATTAAACGTCTTCACACCACAGAAATCATTAGAGGAATTCCAGGATGT GTACCTAGTGATGGAGCTGATGGATGCCAACTTGTGCCAGGTGATTCAGATGGAGCTCGACCATGAGAGAATGTCCTACCTGCTTTACCAGATGCTGTGTGGTATCAAACATCTGCACTCAGCTGGCATTATTCACAGG GACCTCAAACCAAGCAATATAGTGGTGAAGTCAGACTGCACCCTGAAAATCCTGGACTTTGGTCTTGCCAGGACTGCAGGCACAAGCTTCATGATGACCCCTTATGTGGTAACTAGATACTACAGAGCCCCGGAGGTTATCCTTGGCATGGGATACAAAGAAAATG TGGACATGTGGTCAGTCGGCTGCATCTTTGGAGAAGTGATAAGAGGGACAGTGCTGTTCCCTGGTACTGACC ACATCGACCAGTGGAACAAGGTGATTGAGCAGCTGGGGACACCCTCGCCAGAGTTCATGAAGAAGCTTCAGCCCACAGTGAGGAACTATGTCGAGAACCGGCCAAAGTATGCAGGCCTCACCTTTCCCAAGCTCTTCCCTGACTGCCTTTTCCCTGCTGATTCTGAGCACAACAAACTCAAAG CGAGCCAGGCCAGAGACCTGCTGTCTAAGATGCTGATCATCGATCCCGCTAAACGGATATCGGTGGATGAGGCCTTGCAGCACCCCTACATCAACGTGTGGTATGATCCAGCTGAGGTGGAGGCG GCCAGAGATCTCATCCAAATATCCATG CCTCCACCCCAGATCTACGACAAGCAGCTGGATGAAAGAGAACACTCCATTGATGAATGGAAAG AACTAATCTACAAGGAGGTGATGAACTTTGAGGAGAGAACGAAGAATGGCGTTGTGAAGGGACAACCTTCACCTTCAG ATGGCTTACTGTATGATGCTGAGTGTGGCAGACGCAGTGCAGCGCAGGAGCTGCAGACGGCAGTGTTTTactgcagagggaaaacatgcaatgcCTCAGTCACAACAAGATGTCTCTTATCTGCTCTCTGGGTGTTCAGGAAAATTGAATTACTACCATTATTATTGCGTTCTAGGGTTGTATTTCTTAACTTGTAA
- the mapk10 gene encoding mitogen-activated protein kinase 10 isoform X7, protein MVFMSRHFLYNCSQPILDVKIAFCQGFGKQVDVSYIAKHYNMSKSKVDNQFYSVEVGDSTFTVLKRYQNLKPIGSGAQGIVCAGYDAVLDRNVAIKKLSRPFQNQTHAKRAYRELVLMKCVNHKNIISLLNVFTPQKSLEEFQDVYLVMELMDANLCQVIQMELDHERMSYLLYQMLCGIKHLHSAGIIHRDLKPSNIVVKSDCTLKILDFGLARTAGTSFMMTPYVVTRYYRAPEVILGMGYKENVDMWSVGCIFGEVIRGTVLFPGTDHIDQWNKVIEQLGTPSPEFMKKLQPTVRNYVENRPKYAGLTFPKLFPDCLFPADSEHNKLKASQARDLLSKMLIIDPAKRISVDEALQHPYINVWYDPAEVEAARDLIQISMPPPQIYDKQLDEREHSIDEWKELIYKEVMNFEERTKNGVVKGQPSPSGAAVNSSESLPPSSSINDISSISTDQTLASDTDSSLETSAGPLGCCR, encoded by the exons ATG gtATTTATGAGCAGACATTTCTTATATAACTGCAGTCAACCAATCCTGGATGTGAAGATAGCCTTTTGTCAG GGTTTTGGAAAACAAGTGGATGTGTCATATATTGCCAAACATTACAACATGAGCAAAAGCAAAGTGGACAACCAGTTCTACAGTGTGGAAGTGGGAGATTCTACTTTCACAGTTTTAAAACGTTATCAGAATTTAAAGCCCATTGGCTCTGGAGCTCAGGGAATTGTCTG TGCGGGCTATGATGCTGTCCTGGACAGAAATGTAGCTATCAAGAAGCTGAGCAGACCTTTCCAGAACCAGACCCATGCCAAGAGGGCATACCGGGAGCTGGTGCTCATGAAATGTGTCAATCACAAAAAT ATTATCAGTTTATTAAACGTCTTCACACCACAGAAATCATTAGAGGAATTCCAGGATGT GTACCTAGTGATGGAGCTGATGGATGCCAACTTGTGCCAGGTGATTCAGATGGAGCTCGACCATGAGAGAATGTCCTACCTGCTTTACCAGATGCTGTGTGGTATCAAACATCTGCACTCAGCTGGCATTATTCACAGG GACCTCAAACCAAGCAATATAGTGGTGAAGTCAGACTGCACCCTGAAAATCCTGGACTTTGGTCTTGCCAGGACTGCAGGCACAAGCTTCATGATGACCCCTTATGTGGTAACTAGATACTACAGAGCCCCGGAGGTTATCCTTGGCATGGGATACAAAGAAAATG TGGACATGTGGTCAGTCGGCTGCATCTTTGGAGAAGTGATAAGAGGGACAGTGCTGTTCCCTGGTACTGACC ACATCGACCAGTGGAACAAGGTGATTGAGCAGCTGGGGACACCCTCGCCAGAGTTCATGAAGAAGCTTCAGCCCACAGTGAGGAACTATGTCGAGAACCGGCCAAAGTATGCAGGCCTCACCTTTCCCAAGCTCTTCCCTGACTGCCTTTTCCCTGCTGATTCTGAGCACAACAAACTCAAAG CGAGCCAGGCCAGAGACCTGCTGTCTAAGATGCTGATCATCGATCCCGCTAAACGGATATCGGTGGATGAGGCCTTGCAGCACCCCTACATCAACGTGTGGTATGATCCAGCTGAGGTGGAGGCG GCCAGAGATCTCATCCAAATATCCATG CCTCCACCCCAGATCTACGACAAGCAGCTGGATGAAAGAGAACACTCCATTGATGAATGGAAAG AACTAATCTACAAGGAGGTGATGAACTTTGAGGAGAGAACGAAGAATGGCGTTGTGAAGGGACAACCTTCACCTTCAG GTGCAGCCGTGAACAGCAGCGAGAgcctccctccttcctcctccattAACGACATCTCCTCCATTTCCACCGATCAGACCCTGGCCTCAGACACTGACAGCAGCTTGGAGACCTCCGCAGGACCCCTGGGTTGTTGCAGGTGA
- the mapk10 gene encoding mitogen-activated protein kinase 10 isoform X8, producing the protein MVFMSRHFLYNCSQPILDVKIAFCQGFGKQVDVSYIAKHYNMSKSKVDNQFYSVEVGDSTFTVLKRYQNLKPIGSGAQGIVCAGYDAVLDRNVAIKKLSRPFQNQTHAKRAYRELVLMKCVNHKNIISLLNVFTPQKSLEEFQDVYLVMELMDANLCQVIQMELDHERMSYLLYQMLCGIKHLHSAGIIHRDLKPSNIVVKSDCTLKILDFGLARTAGTSFMMTPYVVTRYYRAPEVILGMGYKENVDIWSVGCIMGEMVRHKILFPGRDYIDQWNKVIEQLGTPSPEFMKKLQPTVRNYVENRPKYAGLTFPKLFPDCLFPADSEHNKLKASQARDLLSKMLIIDPAKRISVDEALQHPYINVWYDPAEVEAPPPQIYDKQLDEREHSIDEWKELIYKEVMNFEERTKNGVVKGQPSPSGAAVNSSESLPPSSSINDISSISTDQTLASDTDSSLETSAGPLGCCR; encoded by the exons ATG gtATTTATGAGCAGACATTTCTTATATAACTGCAGTCAACCAATCCTGGATGTGAAGATAGCCTTTTGTCAG GGTTTTGGAAAACAAGTGGATGTGTCATATATTGCCAAACATTACAACATGAGCAAAAGCAAAGTGGACAACCAGTTCTACAGTGTGGAAGTGGGAGATTCTACTTTCACAGTTTTAAAACGTTATCAGAATTTAAAGCCCATTGGCTCTGGAGCTCAGGGAATTGTCTG TGCGGGCTATGATGCTGTCCTGGACAGAAATGTAGCTATCAAGAAGCTGAGCAGACCTTTCCAGAACCAGACCCATGCCAAGAGGGCATACCGGGAGCTGGTGCTCATGAAATGTGTCAATCACAAAAAT ATTATCAGTTTATTAAACGTCTTCACACCACAGAAATCATTAGAGGAATTCCAGGATGT GTACCTAGTGATGGAGCTGATGGATGCCAACTTGTGCCAGGTGATTCAGATGGAGCTCGACCATGAGAGAATGTCCTACCTGCTTTACCAGATGCTGTGTGGTATCAAACATCTGCACTCAGCTGGCATTATTCACAGG GACCTCAAACCAAGCAATATAGTGGTGAAGTCAGACTGCACCCTGAAAATCCTGGACTTTGGTCTTGCCAGGACTGCAGGCACAAGCTTCATGATGACCCCTTATGTGGTAACTAGATACTACAGAGCCCCGGAGGTTATCCTTGGCATGGGATACAAAGAAAATG TGGATATATGGTCGGTGGGGTGCATTATGGGAGAAATGGTGCGCCACAAAATCCTTTTCCCCGGCCGTGACT ACATCGACCAGTGGAACAAGGTGATTGAGCAGCTGGGGACACCCTCGCCAGAGTTCATGAAGAAGCTTCAGCCCACAGTGAGGAACTATGTCGAGAACCGGCCAAAGTATGCAGGCCTCACCTTTCCCAAGCTCTTCCCTGACTGCCTTTTCCCTGCTGATTCTGAGCACAACAAACTCAAAG CGAGCCAGGCCAGAGACCTGCTGTCTAAGATGCTGATCATCGATCCCGCTAAACGGATATCGGTGGATGAGGCCTTGCAGCACCCCTACATCAACGTGTGGTATGATCCAGCTGAGGTGGAGGCG CCTCCACCCCAGATCTACGACAAGCAGCTGGATGAAAGAGAACACTCCATTGATGAATGGAAAG AACTAATCTACAAGGAGGTGATGAACTTTGAGGAGAGAACGAAGAATGGCGTTGTGAAGGGACAACCTTCACCTTCAG GTGCAGCCGTGAACAGCAGCGAGAgcctccctccttcctcctccattAACGACATCTCCTCCATTTCCACCGATCAGACCCTGGCCTCAGACACTGACAGCAGCTTGGAGACCTCCGCAGGACCCCTGGGTTGTTGCAGGTGA